In Aerococcus loyolae, a genomic segment contains:
- a CDS encoding inositol monophosphatase family protein, which translates to MDLNKRAQLVRQWIYQAADQILEGLKNPLIVQTKSNPKDLVTNLDQSTEKFIRSQIKDHFPKDKILGEEGGQGQIDNLNGPVWIIDPIDGTTNFVCQHNHFAIMVAFALDGDVQLGAIYDVMNDDYFSAVKGQGIQRNGQPYQVPYDDLAISESLIALNRQILLDDRYHAKDLVSQSLGIRYNGSAGLEILNVLKGELSLYAALALKPWDLAAGVALVNESPLKLTQLDGQALNLMQANASVIAYPSAYQTFRDLYERSVQEDD; encoded by the coding sequence TTGGATTTAAATAAACGTGCCCAATTGGTGAGACAGTGGATTTACCAAGCTGCTGATCAGATTCTTGAAGGTTTGAAGAATCCCTTGATCGTTCAAACCAAGTCCAATCCTAAAGACTTAGTGACTAATCTCGATCAATCGACCGAAAAATTTATCCGTAGTCAGATTAAGGATCACTTTCCTAAAGATAAGATCTTAGGTGAAGAGGGTGGGCAAGGCCAGATTGATAACTTGAATGGGCCAGTCTGGATCATTGACCCCATTGATGGGACCACAAATTTTGTCTGCCAGCATAATCACTTTGCTATTATGGTGGCCTTTGCCCTGGACGGGGATGTCCAACTTGGCGCCATCTATGACGTGATGAATGACGACTATTTTTCAGCTGTCAAGGGCCAAGGAATCCAACGTAATGGACAACCCTATCAAGTCCCTTATGACGACTTAGCCATTTCTGAGAGTCTAATCGCTCTTAACCGGCAAATCTTACTCGATGACCGCTACCACGCTAAAGACCTGGTCAGTCAGTCCCTAGGGATTCGCTACAACGGCAGTGCGGGTTTGGAAATCCTCAATGTCTTAAAAGGGGAACTGTCCCTGTATGCTGCCTTAGCCCTTAAGCCTTGGGACTTAGCGGCAGGAGTGGCCTTGGTCAATGAAAGTCCTTTAAAACTGACCCAGCTCGATGGCCAAGCCCTTAATCTTATGCAGGCCAATGCTTCTGTGATTGCCTATCCTAGCGCCTATCAGACCTTCCGCGACCTCTATGAACGCTCAGTACAGGAAGATGACTAG
- a CDS encoding UPF0223 family protein, producing MKAYSYPFPFECSSQEIADVIALWVALEAAYEGGIDRQEFLDKYKGFKKIIPSKMEEKQLAKEFAQASGYELYPTVKKAQQESSKTIKMP from the coding sequence ATGAAAGCTTATTCTTATCCCTTTCCCTTTGAATGTTCTAGTCAAGAGATTGCTGATGTGATTGCTTTATGGGTTGCTTTGGAGGCGGCTTATGAAGGCGGTATTGACCGTCAGGAGTTTCTCGACAAGTACAAGGGCTTTAAGAAAATTATACCAAGTAAGATGGAAGAAAAACAATTAGCTAAGGAATTTGCCCAAGCGTCTGGCTATGAGCTTTATCCTACTGTGAAGAAAGCCCAGCAAGAATCCAGTAAAACAATAAAAATGCCCTAA
- the lpdA gene encoding dihydrolipoyl dehydrogenase → MVVGAMAIELDTVVVGAGPGGYVAAIRAAQMGQKVAIIEREYIGGVCLNVGCIPSKALIQAGHAYHEANGGLEVFGVDSKASLDFTKTQEWKDNSVVKTLTSGVEMLLKKNKVEIIRGEAFFNNERELTVMGEGDEHQLYSYKHAIIATGSHPIEIKGFKFGGRVIDSTGALNLKEVPKKLVVIGGGVIGAELGSAYANLGSQVTILEGSPQILPNFEKDMVKVVEKGMKAKGMDIHVNAMAKEAVDNGDSVTVKYEIDGKANEIEADYVLVSVGRRPNTEDLGLEALGVKTNDRGLIEVDNQGRTSVKNIFAIGDVVPGAALAHKASYEGKIAAEAISGKAAAVDYKVMPSVAFTDPEIASYGLTEKEAKDQGLDVKATKFPLAGNGRALSLNQKEGFVRLVATKDDKVIVGAQMVGVGASDVMAEAGLAIEAGMNAEDIALTIHGHPSLGESLMDTAEGVLGMPIHM, encoded by the coding sequence ATGGTTGTAGGTGCAATGGCAATTGAACTGGATACAGTCGTTGTTGGGGCTGGACCTGGCGGATACGTTGCAGCGATCCGCGCAGCCCAAATGGGACAAAAAGTAGCCATTATTGAACGTGAATATATTGGTGGTGTCTGCTTAAACGTTGGCTGTATTCCTTCCAAGGCTTTAATCCAAGCTGGACATGCTTACCACGAAGCCAATGGCGGTTTAGAAGTCTTTGGTGTGGATTCAAAAGCTAGCTTAGATTTCACCAAAACACAAGAATGGAAAGACAATAGCGTGGTTAAAACCCTAACCAGTGGGGTAGAAATGCTATTGAAGAAAAATAAAGTGGAAATTATCCGCGGGGAAGCTTTCTTCAATAATGAACGTGAATTAACCGTTATGGGTGAAGGTGATGAACACCAACTCTATAGCTACAAACACGCAATCATTGCGACAGGTTCTCATCCAATTGAAATCAAAGGCTTTAAGTTTGGTGGCCGTGTCATTGACTCCACAGGTGCCTTAAACTTAAAAGAAGTGCCTAAGAAACTTGTTGTTATCGGTGGTGGGGTCATCGGTGCCGAACTGGGTTCAGCTTATGCTAACCTCGGTAGCCAAGTCACCATCTTAGAAGGTTCTCCTCAAATCTTACCTAACTTTGAAAAAGATATGGTTAAGGTTGTCGAAAAAGGCATGAAAGCCAAAGGCATGGATATCCATGTTAACGCTATGGCTAAGGAAGCTGTCGACAACGGGGACTCTGTCACCGTTAAATATGAAATTGACGGCAAGGCTAACGAAATTGAAGCGGACTATGTCTTAGTTTCTGTTGGTCGTCGTCCTAACACTGAAGATCTTGGCTTAGAAGCCTTAGGTGTTAAGACCAATGACCGTGGCCTAATTGAAGTCGATAACCAAGGCCGCACCAGCGTGAAGAATATCTTCGCGATTGGTGACGTGGTTCCTGGTGCTGCTTTAGCCCACAAAGCCTCCTACGAAGGTAAAATTGCTGCGGAAGCTATTTCTGGTAAAGCCGCTGCAGTCGACTACAAGGTAATGCCTTCTGTGGCCTTCACTGACCCTGAAATTGCTTCTTATGGTCTAACCGAAAAAGAAGCTAAGGACCAAGGTCTTGACGTGAAAGCAACCAAGTTCCCATTAGCTGGGAATGGTCGGGCTTTGTCATTAAACCAAAAGGAAGGTTTCGTACGCTTAGTTGCTACTAAGGATGACAAGGTGATCGTTGGTGCTCAAATGGTCGGTGTTGGGGCTTCAGACGTGATGGCTGAAGCAGGTCTAGCTATTGAAGCAGGCATGAATGCTGAAGATATTGCCCTCACTATCCATGGCCACCCATCCCTCGGGGAAAGCTTAATGGATACAGCAGAAGGCGTTCTTGGTATGCCAATCCATATGTAA
- a CDS encoding amino acid ABC transporter permease: MNFSDAFSWVNISFLLEGLWVTLKVTGITILLSLLLGTLLGVIRYLKLPVVARGVGLVVDTIRNLPLLLIIFFTYFALPQIGLRLNIFWAAVAAMTIFESCMISEIIRGGMNAVPKGQMEAGLSTGFTRGQVIILIILPQAIRSMLPSIVSQLIALIKDTSLATVISLPELTHNARIIYGQETSYVIPIFVAMTFLYWITCFLLSRLAKRLKFAG, encoded by the coding sequence ATGAATTTTTCCGATGCTTTTTCTTGGGTAAATATTTCCTTTCTCTTAGAAGGTTTATGGGTGACTTTAAAGGTCACCGGGATAACCATCCTTTTGAGTTTACTCTTAGGGACGCTCTTAGGGGTAATCCGCTACCTCAAGCTCCCTGTTGTAGCTAGGGGAGTAGGCCTAGTTGTTGATACCATCCGTAATTTACCCTTACTATTAATTATATTTTTTACTTACTTTGCTTTACCACAAATCGGCCTACGCTTGAATATCTTTTGGGCAGCAGTGGCAGCGATGACCATCTTTGAGTCATGTATGATTTCAGAAATCATTCGTGGCGGGATGAACGCCGTACCTAAGGGGCAAATGGAGGCGGGACTTTCAACCGGCTTCACCCGTGGTCAGGTGATTATTTTAATTATCCTGCCCCAAGCGATCCGATCCATGCTACCGTCCATTGTCAGTCAGTTGATCGCTCTCATTAAAGACACTAGCTTAGCGACGGTGATTTCTTTACCAGAGCTGACCCATAATGCCCGGATTATCTATGGTCAGGAAACCTCTTATGTGATTCCAATTTTTGTGGCGATGACCTTCCTCTATTGGATCACCTGCTTCCTCCTGTCACGCCTAGCTAAGCGGTTGAAATTTGCCGGATAA
- a CDS encoding pseudouridine synthase — protein MRLDKFISNFTLYSRKEVKKLIKAKRITVNDSIASRPEMQVDEETDTISLDGQWIGYEPYIYYLLNKPQNCLSTTRPGPTAIVTDFLPANEVEIYQPFPVGRLDKDTEGLLLLTNDGDFAHDLLSPKKLVSKEYYAEIEGIVTEEDVEAFAKGLTIDQGDHCAPSQLDILATDPAKNRSEITVTLTEGKYHQVKRMFQAVGKEVIYLQRFRIGSLYLPEELELGQAFKLLPEEAQLALKNETD, from the coding sequence ATGCGATTAGACAAATTTATTTCTAATTTTACCCTCTATAGTCGTAAAGAAGTCAAAAAGTTAATCAAGGCCAAACGGATTACAGTCAACGATTCCATTGCCAGCCGGCCTGAAATGCAGGTTGATGAAGAGACTGATACCATTAGCTTGGACGGTCAGTGGATCGGATATGAACCCTACATTTATTACCTGCTTAATAAACCGCAAAATTGTTTGTCTACTACCCGTCCCGGTCCCACAGCGATTGTGACGGATTTCCTGCCAGCTAACGAAGTTGAGATTTACCAACCCTTTCCCGTAGGACGCTTAGATAAGGATACCGAAGGCCTCCTCCTTCTGACTAATGACGGGGACTTCGCCCATGACCTTCTCTCACCAAAAAAATTAGTCAGCAAGGAATACTATGCTGAGATTGAAGGCATTGTGACTGAAGAGGATGTCGAAGCTTTCGCTAAAGGCTTAACTATCGACCAAGGTGACCACTGTGCCCCTAGTCAGCTAGATATCTTGGCTACTGATCCAGCCAAGAACCGATCGGAAATCACCGTGACCTTGACAGAGGGCAAGTATCACCAAGTCAAGCGCATGTTTCAAGCGGTTGGAAAAGAGGTTATCTACTTACAACGCTTTCGAATTGGCTCGCTCTACCTGCCTGAAGAACTTGAGCTCGGTCAGGCCTTTAAACTCCTTCCTGAGGAAGCCCAATTAGCTTTAAAAAACGAGACGGACTAG
- a CDS encoding amino acid ABC transporter ATP-binding protein, with the protein MIIEFKDVEKYYGDFHALKDINLGIAEGEVVTLIGPSGSGKSTLLRCINGLEEISSGHLYCDGEDIADPKTNIRQIRRDFGMVFQHFELYPHMTVMENVTLAPIKVIGKTKEEAYERAERLLKRVNMWDKRDSYPSQLSGGQKQRVAIARGLAMKPKVLLFDEPTSALDPEMVGEVLEVMQGIAQRDQMTMVVVTHEMRFARHVSTRTIFMEAGEIVEDRPSEEFFSQPKSRRARDFISSLEGL; encoded by the coding sequence ATGATCATTGAATTTAAAGATGTGGAAAAGTATTACGGTGATTTTCATGCCCTAAAAGATATTAACCTTGGCATTGCTGAGGGAGAGGTGGTCACCTTGATTGGGCCATCTGGTTCGGGAAAGTCGACCCTCTTGCGTTGTATTAATGGACTGGAAGAAATTTCTAGTGGTCATCTCTATTGTGATGGCGAGGATATTGCTGATCCTAAAACCAACATCCGCCAAATTCGTCGTGACTTTGGCATGGTCTTTCAACACTTTGAATTATATCCGCATATGACCGTCATGGAGAATGTGACTTTGGCACCGATTAAGGTGATTGGGAAGACCAAAGAAGAAGCCTATGAGCGTGCAGAGCGTCTACTCAAGCGCGTGAACATGTGGGATAAGCGAGATTCTTATCCAAGCCAACTCTCTGGTGGTCAAAAGCAAAGGGTGGCTATTGCCCGAGGCTTGGCTATGAAGCCTAAGGTTTTGCTTTTCGATGAACCTACTTCAGCCCTGGACCCAGAAATGGTCGGTGAAGTCTTAGAAGTTATGCAAGGCATTGCCCAACGTGATCAAATGACCATGGTGGTGGTTACCCACGAAATGCGCTTTGCCCGTCATGTCTCAACCCGGACCATCTTTATGGAGGCGGGGGAAATTGTTGAAGATCGTCCGAGTGAGGAATTCTTCAGTCAACCAAAATCAAGACGGGCGCGTGACTTTATCTCCTCCCTTGAAGGCTTATAA
- a CDS encoding FtsW/RodA/SpoVE family cell cycle protein, giving the protein MRLIHSASQDKTSPKKSNKKSKKARKKAKFSHPIFQNFSWGLNQHILIPSFLLLVLGLIGVFSASSYRSLQETGYESATTYIVRQLVFAVIGTVVGLVTYRFKPDYFRKPKFRSGLLLVMTVLLLVVRFLMPAINGAKGWIILGPISIQPVEFLKPVMILLWADYLDRHRLAILNKGFLKTVKANLVLPLALFFWLGLVLTFPDTGGVLLLGLILGGMTLASGISSKYTLRALGLGALAYVLVIGLLNLFDFSGSGDVNYRIQRFISFTDPFKVAKSSGLQLVNSFYALAMGGLLGQGPGNSIQKTGYLPEAHTDFIMAIIGEEYGFIGLFVILALYFYLTFYIFYRAKKIQNNFYQLVMIGVGFYFLSQAIVNLGGITGLIPITGVTFPFISYGGSSIMTTGIMVGLALAIDYRNRRMVLAQQLS; this is encoded by the coding sequence ATGCGATTGATTCATTCAGCTAGTCAAGACAAGACTAGCCCAAAAAAATCCAATAAAAAAAGTAAAAAGGCTAGAAAAAAAGCCAAGTTTTCCCATCCGATTTTTCAAAACTTTTCCTGGGGTTTAAACCAGCATATCCTGATTCCTAGTTTTCTCTTGCTGGTGCTCGGTTTGATTGGAGTCTTTTCGGCTTCCAGCTACCGGTCCCTCCAGGAAACTGGCTATGAATCGGCCACCACTTATATTGTCCGCCAGCTTGTTTTTGCTGTCATTGGGACAGTTGTTGGTTTGGTGACTTATCGCTTTAAGCCCGATTATTTCAGAAAACCCAAGTTCAGAAGTGGCTTACTCTTAGTGATGACGGTTCTTCTCCTGGTGGTGCGTTTCCTGATGCCAGCCATTAATGGGGCCAAGGGCTGGATTATCTTGGGGCCGATATCGATTCAACCGGTCGAATTTCTTAAGCCCGTGATGATTCTGCTCTGGGCCGACTACCTAGACCGTCATCGCCTGGCAATCTTGAATAAGGGCTTCCTTAAGACAGTGAAGGCTAACCTGGTCCTTCCTTTGGCCTTATTTTTCTGGCTGGGGCTGGTTCTCACTTTCCCAGATACGGGGGGAGTCCTCTTATTAGGCTTAATCTTAGGAGGCATGACCTTAGCTTCAGGAATTTCCAGTAAGTATACCCTCAGAGCCTTGGGACTAGGCGCCTTAGCCTATGTCCTCGTGATCGGGCTTTTGAACCTCTTCGATTTTTCGGGCTCAGGGGACGTCAACTACCGGATCCAACGCTTTATTTCCTTTACTGACCCCTTCAAAGTCGCCAAGAGCTCGGGGCTGCAACTAGTCAATTCCTTCTATGCCTTAGCCATGGGGGGCTTACTGGGGCAAGGGCCAGGCAACAGTATCCAAAAGACCGGCTACCTGCCTGAAGCCCATACCGACTTTATCATGGCGATCATCGGAGAGGAGTACGGCTTTATTGGGCTCTTTGTAATCTTGGCCCTTTATTTCTATCTCACCTTTTATATCTTTTACCGGGCCAAGAAAATTCAAAATAACTTCTACCAATTGGTCATGATTGGCGTGGGTTTCTATTTCCTCAGCCAGGCCATTGTCAACCTGGGCGGGATCACTGGTCTTATCCCCATTACCGGGGTTACCTTCCCCTTTATTTCCTACGGGGGTTCCTCAATCATGACAACTGGAATTATGGTAGGTTTGGCCCTAGCCATTGACTACCGTAACCGCCGCATGGTGCTTGCTCAACAGCTTTCTTAA
- a CDS encoding amino acid ABC transporter permease — protein sequence MFQLLNNYSSELFLGFKNTIMVSVLALVFSLVIGSLVGIMQTSHHKGLRMLGDIYVEFFRNIPLLIIVMFFYVVVPLYWVKLNGFTAGLIGLTIYTSAFIADVVRSGIEAVPHGQMEAGLSQGFTATETMVYIIFPQAVRIVIPPLGNQFINLVKNSSILAMVAGLDLMYFGDLIASETFNTFDSYILVALFYLVLTIPLTALMQYLERRLSN from the coding sequence ATGTTTCAATTATTGAATAACTATTCCAGTGAATTGTTCCTAGGTTTTAAGAACACCATTATGGTCAGTGTCTTAGCCCTAGTCTTCTCCCTGGTCATTGGGAGCTTGGTGGGGATTATGCAAACCAGCCATCATAAGGGCCTACGGATGCTGGGTGACATCTATGTGGAATTTTTCCGCAATATTCCCTTGTTAATTATTGTGATGTTCTTCTACGTAGTGGTGCCCTTATACTGGGTGAAATTAAATGGCTTTACCGCTGGCTTAATCGGTCTCACTATCTATACTTCGGCCTTTATTGCTGACGTGGTGAGGTCGGGGATAGAAGCCGTTCCCCACGGACAAATGGAGGCGGGACTATCCCAAGGTTTCACCGCGACTGAGACCATGGTCTACATTATCTTTCCCCAAGCCGTTCGTATTGTGATCCCACCATTAGGCAACCAGTTTATTAACCTGGTGAAGAACTCGAGTATCTTGGCTATGGTTGCTGGCTTAGACTTGATGTATTTTGGGGACTTGATTGCTAGTGAAACCTTTAATACCTTTGATTCTTATATCTTAGTGGCTTTGTTCTACTTAGTGTTAACCATACCACTGACTGCCTTGATGCAGTATCTAGAACGGCGCTTGAGTAACTAG
- the typA gene encoding translational GTPase TypA, which yields MGNRNDIRNVAIIAHVDHGKTTLVNQLLEESDTLDERTQLADRAMDSNAIERERGITILAKNTAVNYKGTRINIMDTPGHADFGGEVERIMTMVDGVVLVVDAFEGTMPQTRFVLQKAFEAGKPAVVVVNKIDKPAARPLEVVDEVLDLFIELGADESQIEFPVVYASAVNGTSSLAPDPQKQEKTMDPLFDSILENIPAPEDNEDEPLQFQVCMLDYNDYVGRIGVGRVFRGTIRVGDTVTLNKLDGSQKNFRVTKLFGYLGLDRIEIDEAKAGDIIAVSGMEDIYVGETVTDTEVQEKLPPLHIDEPTLQMTFLTNDSPFAGREGDKVTARKIEERLKYELHTDVSLRVEDTDQPDQWVVSGRGELHLSILIENMRREGFELQVSRPKVIRKVIDGVECEPFEAVQIDTPEEYQGAVIQSLNERHGTMRNMENTGRGTARLEYLVPSRGMIGYSTEFVQMTHGYGILNHTFEQYQAVIKEEIGGRRNGALVSTETGKATTYGIMQVEDRGTIFVEPGTEVYEGMIVGENAREADIDVNIVRSKNLTNVRSATKDQTATIKAPRILNLEQSLEFMDDDEYCEVTPENVRLRKQILNKSERARYNKRKKKND from the coding sequence ATGGGAAATCGCAATGATATTCGTAACGTCGCAATTATTGCTCACGTTGACCACGGGAAGACAACGTTGGTGAACCAACTCTTAGAAGAATCAGATACACTGGATGAGCGTACCCAGCTGGCTGACCGTGCCATGGATTCCAATGCGATTGAACGTGAACGCGGAATTACTATCCTAGCTAAGAACACCGCCGTGAACTATAAAGGCACCCGGATTAACATCATGGACACCCCAGGCCACGCCGACTTTGGTGGGGAAGTGGAACGGATTATGACCATGGTGGATGGCGTGGTTTTAGTGGTAGATGCCTTTGAAGGGACCATGCCTCAAACCCGCTTCGTCCTACAAAAGGCCTTTGAAGCGGGTAAGCCAGCTGTGGTTGTGGTTAATAAAATCGATAAACCCGCTGCACGTCCCCTAGAAGTGGTTGACGAAGTCTTAGACCTCTTCATTGAACTGGGTGCCGATGAGAGCCAAATTGAATTCCCAGTGGTTTATGCTTCAGCGGTGAACGGGACTTCAAGCTTAGCTCCTGACCCCCAAAAACAAGAAAAAACCATGGATCCGCTCTTTGATAGTATTCTGGAAAACATTCCTGCTCCAGAAGATAATGAAGATGAACCCCTCCAATTCCAAGTCTGCATGCTCGACTATAATGACTATGTCGGACGTATCGGAGTGGGCCGGGTCTTCCGGGGAACCATCCGAGTGGGCGATACCGTGACCTTAAACAAGTTAGACGGTAGTCAAAAGAACTTCCGGGTCACTAAATTATTCGGTTATCTCGGTTTAGACCGGATTGAAATCGATGAAGCTAAGGCCGGGGACATTATTGCCGTTTCCGGGATGGAAGATATCTATGTGGGTGAAACCGTGACCGATACCGAAGTCCAAGAAAAACTTCCACCTTTACACATTGATGAACCAACCCTACAAATGACCTTCTTAACCAACGACTCACCATTTGCGGGTCGGGAAGGGGATAAGGTGACCGCACGTAAGATTGAAGAACGGTTGAAATATGAACTTCACACCGACGTTTCCTTACGGGTTGAAGATACCGACCAACCAGACCAATGGGTGGTTTCTGGTCGTGGGGAACTCCACCTTTCCATCTTGATTGAAAACATGCGTCGTGAAGGCTTTGAACTTCAAGTGTCACGGCCAAAAGTTATCCGCAAGGTTATTGACGGAGTAGAATGTGAACCATTTGAAGCGGTGCAAATCGATACACCGGAAGAATACCAAGGTGCCGTGATTCAATCTTTAAATGAACGTCATGGGACCATGCGTAATATGGAAAACACCGGCCGGGGAACCGCTCGTTTAGAATACTTAGTACCTTCCCGGGGGATGATTGGTTACTCTACTGAATTTGTACAAATGACCCATGGTTACGGGATCTTAAACCATACCTTTGAGCAATATCAAGCCGTGATTAAGGAAGAAATTGGTGGTCGTCGTAATGGGGCCTTAGTATCTACCGAAACTGGTAAGGCAACTACTTACGGGATCATGCAAGTTGAAGACCGCGGAACTATCTTTGTTGAACCGGGGACCGAGGTCTATGAAGGCATGATTGTCGGAGAAAATGCCCGTGAAGCGGATATTGACGTGAATATTGTTCGCTCTAAGAACTTAACTAACGTCCGTTCCGCAACTAAGGACCAAACTGCTACCATCAAGGCACCACGGATCCTAAACTTGGAACAATCCCTTGAATTTATGGATGACGATGAATACTGTGAAGTGACTCCAGAAAATGTTCGTCTCCGTAAACAAATCTTGAACAAGAGCGAACGGGCCCGTTACAACAAGCGTAAAAAGAAAAACGACTAA
- a CDS encoding glutamate ABC transporter substrate-binding protein: MKNPCKKLLLVVLTGLLCLLSACGKSVSEKNIMDRLQTDQAPKIRWGVKVDTNLFGFYNIEKGEVEGFDIDIAKELTKRIAGPSAQAEFVEVTSKTRIPLLKNANIDAIIATMTISEERKKQVDFSDIYFNAGQALLVGPGVKLKGVEDLGPDHTVLAVKGSTSAQRIKEHAPEAKVLELENYSEAFTALKSGQGQAMTTDNAILLGISKENPDYHIAGSTFTREPYGIAVNKGQDDFRQAINQGLKDMVADGSYQAIFKKWFGDQAQEASIANDLKEGE; encoded by the coding sequence ATGAAAAATCCATGTAAAAAGCTCTTACTCGTCGTCCTGACAGGCCTCTTGTGTTTGCTCAGTGCCTGTGGGAAGTCGGTGAGTGAGAAAAATATTATGGACCGTTTGCAAACTGACCAAGCCCCTAAGATTCGTTGGGGAGTCAAGGTGGATACCAATTTATTCGGCTTTTACAACATTGAAAAAGGGGAAGTTGAAGGTTTTGATATTGATATCGCTAAGGAACTGACTAAGCGGATCGCCGGCCCCAGTGCTCAGGCAGAATTTGTAGAAGTGACCTCCAAAACCCGGATTCCTTTACTCAAAAATGCCAATATCGACGCCATTATTGCCACTATGACCATTTCTGAAGAGCGGAAAAAACAGGTTGATTTTTCTGATATTTATTTTAATGCTGGTCAAGCCCTCTTAGTAGGACCAGGTGTCAAGCTTAAGGGGGTAGAGGACCTGGGGCCTGACCATACGGTTCTTGCGGTGAAGGGGTCTACTTCAGCACAAAGAATTAAGGAACACGCCCCAGAAGCCAAGGTCTTGGAATTGGAAAATTACTCGGAAGCCTTCACTGCTCTGAAATCTGGTCAAGGCCAAGCCATGACGACTGATAATGCCATTCTTTTGGGGATCAGTAAGGAAAATCCCGACTACCATATTGCCGGATCTACCTTTACCCGGGAGCCTTATGGGATTGCGGTCAATAAAGGTCAAGACGACTTCCGTCAAGCCATCAACCAGGGCTTAAAAGACATGGTTGCTGACGGCAGCTATCAAGCCATTTTCAAGAAGTGGTTTGGTGACCAGGCCCAAGAAGCATCTATTGCTAATGACCTTAAGGAGGGGGAGTAA